One segment of Drosophila ananassae strain 14024-0371.13 chromosome 3R, ASM1763931v2, whole genome shotgun sequence DNA contains the following:
- the LOC6504038 gene encoding trypsin-1 has translation MSVSLAPALVLLLGCTLALAQYQYQAPHQTLAQKFADVVDVVDPSEEALKAVRPVKNRNTCNTKQNCFCGTPNVNRIVGGQQVRSNKYPWTAQLVKGRHYPRLFCGGSLINDRYVLTAAHCVHGNRDQITIRLLQIDRSSRDPGIVRKVVQTTIHPNYDPNRIVNDVALLKLESPVPLTGNMRPVCLPTANQNFDGKTAVVAGWGLIKEGGVTSNYLQEVNVPIISNQACRQTRYKDKIAEVMLCAGLVQQGGKDACQGDSGGPLIVNEGRYKLAGVVSFGYGCAQKNAPGVYARVSKFLDWIKQNTADGCYCQS, from the exons ATGAGCGTTTCTTTGGCCCCGGcactggtgctgctgctgggctGCACCCTGGCTCTGGcccagtaccagtaccaggCACCCCACCAGACCCTCGCCCAGAAGTTCGCTGATGTGGTGGACGTGGTAGATCCTTCCGAAGAAGCTCTCAAGGCTGTCCGTCCCGTGAAGAATCGCAATACTTGCAACACCAAGCAGAACTGCT TCTGTGGAACCCCCAATGTTAACCGTATCGTTGGTGGCCAGCAGGTGCGCTCCAACAAGTATCCTTGGACCGCTCAGCTGGTCAAGGGTCGTCACTATCCCCGTCTCTTCTGCGGTGGTTCTCTGATCAACGATCGCTATGTCCTGACTGCGGCTCACTGCGTCCACGGTAACCGGGATCAGATCACCATTCGCCTGCTCCAGATCGACAGATCCTCCCGGGACCCTGGCATTGTCAGGAAGGTGGTCCAGACCACTATCCACCCCAATTACGATCCCAACCGCATTGTCAATGATGTGGCTCTGCTCAAGCTGGAGTCTCCAGTGCCCCTGACCGGAAACATGCGTCCAGTTTGTCTGCCCACAGCCAACCAGAACTTCGATGGCAAGACC GCTGTTGTCGCCGGCTGGGGTCTGATTAAGGAGGGTGGTGTCACTTCGAACTACCTGCAGGAGGTCAACGTGCCAATTATCAGCAACCAGGCTTGCCGCCAGACCCGCTACAAGGACAAGATCGCCGAGGTGATGCTCTGCGCCGGCCTGGTCCAGCAGGGTGGCAAGGACGCCTGCCAGGGCGACAGTGGCGGCCCACTGATCGTCAACGAGGGTCGCTACAAGCTCGCCGGTGTGGTGTCCTTCGGCTATGGATGCGCCCAGAAGAATGCCCCAGGTGTGTACGCTAGGGTGAGCAAGTTCCTGGACTGGATCAAGCAGAACACCGCCGACGGCTGCTACTGCCAGAGCTAG
- the LOC26514031 gene encoding uncharacterized protein LOC26514031 has translation MHAIWSWKPFIFLIFLVPHSKGKLLEVDKAALIVIDEIKLQLTSFGDGFTKLQNRHQNCTNRLQLYKDPTERYPPVFRKSVWKLIKDIKKKLGLVEKIIKNVCHERVPQTDPGSEPDAELDTLLRTGTALEPYTNRKIHQPRSPTPVTVAPTKLPKETCVAVQTDLKKANGDMELKQVMKCTEN, from the exons ATGCATGCGATATGGAGTTGGAAACcttttatatttcttatttttttagtcCCTCATAGTAAAGGAAAACTTCTTGAG GTGGATAAAGCAGCTTTGATCGTTATAGATGAAATTAAGCTTCAATTAACAAGCTTTGGTGACGGTTTTACAAAACTTCAGAACCGTCATCAAAACTGTACCAACAG ACTTCAGTTATATAAAGATCCTACCGAGCGTTACCCGCCTGTCTTTAGAAAGTCTGTCTGGAAGCTGAtaaaggatattaaaaaaaaattgggccTAGTCgagaaaataatcaaaaatgtTTGTCATGAAAGAGTGCCACAGACAGATCCTGGCTCAGAGCCTGATGCAGAGCTGGATACATTACTTCGGACTGGAACGGCCCTAGAAccatataccaatcgaaaaaTCCACCAACCGAGAAGTCCAACTCCCGTTACAGTCGCCCCAACCAAACTACCGAAGGAAACTTGTGTTGCCGTCCAGACAGATTTGAAAAAGGCCAATGGTGATATGGAGCTTAAACAAGTAATGAAATGTACAGAGAATTAA